A genomic stretch from Nitrospira sp. includes:
- a CDS encoding sigma-54 dependent transcriptional regulator, giving the protein MVAEKILIVDDEPEAIENCRRILSRHRYECVAEADAHRALEIIERERPQVLLTDIRMPGLDGIELLKAAKRIDPAIKVVLVTAYASLQTAVESMRFGAFDYLAKPFTGKELRGVIQRALGEDSVHVNEEEPATAPPASRVSQIVAAEPVLAGDTPSICAVRGVIERIAQTEAAVWLLGESGTGKERMARVIHAGSLRRSKPFISVDCQASDEALVEWELFGGLASQGVRAGSARTGLLESADGGTLFLDEVEALSVRLQAKLLRVLKERRGRRGNGATFYPLDARVVAASTHDLRKACHAGEFREDLYQYLSIVPIVVPPLRQRVEDIDLLSRRFMEPLWLRKHRTLPSVFGFTPDALARLSEYSWPGNVHELQRVAERAVVLADGPVIDRSYLPDNIQAE; this is encoded by the coding sequence ATGGTAGCGGAAAAAATATTGATTGTGGACGATGAACCGGAGGCCATTGAAAATTGCCGCAGGATTCTGAGCCGGCACCGGTACGAGTGCGTGGCGGAAGCCGATGCCCACCGGGCTCTGGAGATCATCGAGCGGGAACGGCCTCAGGTGTTGCTTACGGACATCCGGATGCCGGGTCTCGACGGCATCGAATTGTTGAAGGCTGCTAAGCGCATTGATCCCGCAATCAAAGTGGTGCTGGTGACCGCCTATGCGTCCCTTCAGACCGCGGTGGAGTCCATGCGCTTCGGGGCTTTCGATTACCTCGCCAAGCCGTTTACGGGCAAAGAACTGCGCGGAGTGATTCAGCGGGCGCTCGGGGAAGATTCAGTCCATGTGAATGAGGAGGAGCCGGCGACAGCTCCACCGGCCTCGCGCGTGAGTCAGATTGTAGCGGCAGAACCGGTACTGGCGGGCGACACTCCCTCGATCTGCGCGGTTCGCGGTGTGATTGAGCGCATCGCCCAAACGGAGGCTGCCGTGTGGCTGTTGGGTGAAAGCGGGACCGGAAAAGAGCGCATGGCCCGCGTGATTCATGCCGGCAGTCTTCGTCGGTCCAAACCCTTCATCTCGGTTGACTGTCAGGCCTCAGACGAAGCCCTCGTCGAATGGGAGTTGTTCGGCGGGCTCGCGTCGCAGGGTGTAAGAGCGGGTAGCGCCAGGACAGGGTTGTTGGAATCTGCGGATGGAGGGACCTTGTTCCTGGATGAAGTTGAGGCTCTGAGTGTGCGGCTCCAGGCCAAGCTCCTGCGGGTGTTGAAAGAGCGACGGGGACGCCGAGGAAACGGGGCCACCTTCTATCCGCTGGATGCGCGGGTCGTGGCCGCGTCCACGCATGATCTTCGAAAGGCCTGCCATGCCGGGGAGTTTCGAGAGGATCTCTATCAATATCTGAGCATTGTGCCGATCGTGGTGCCGCCGTTGCGTCAACGTGTGGAGGATATCGATCTCCTGTCGCGTCGATTCATGGAGCCGCTGTGGCTCAGGAAACATCGGACGCTGCCTTCTGTATTCGGCTTTACTCCGGACGCGCTGGCCCGGTTGAGTGAGTATAGCTGGCCCGGCAACGTGCACGAACTGCAGCGCGTGGCAGAGCGCGCGGTCGTATTGGCCGATGGGCCGGTCATCGATCGCTCGTACCTTCCCGATAATATTCAGGCTGAGTAA